The genomic window gttctctttactaagttgcagtggaaaactatatatacaactcaacTCATCTAAtcatagtacacagacatgtcaggctaccatgctgctacagtgactagatgtgacagtaaGGCTAACTTTGGCGCCCgctcctgctgtggctacagtgcgtcAGGGAAGCCTTTCGACGCCTGTCCCTACAGCGGCTACAATGCAGCAGCAAGAGCGCTTTCGGCGTCTGCCCCTGCCGTGACGCTTCTAGTTCTACTAGTGATGAGTTGTACTCCTCAACCTCAAGACACACGGAGGTGATTTTTGGGTTAGCAAGATCGATTGTCAGCATTTCCTCCACTGGGGATGGTACGTAAAATTGCCCTGAACTTGCAGTTAAATTAACCCAATCATTTCCTCATAGCTAATCTTGACATCCTTGGCTCCTTGCTATATTCAGATGGCTTGCCAGAATGGAAATTTAATGGAATCGTCATTGGTCCATCTGAATCGGATGAGCGTGCTAGGATACTGACCAGTTCTGAAGCCGTCTGTGATTATGATGGGAAACTGCTCGATCACAAGGTGCACAAAAAACTTGCTGATACGCGCTTTTTGTTAATCTACTTCTTTGTTGTTATTAGGTCTGCAAACATGCTAGGCAGCACGACCTGCCGGTAGCCAAGAGATGGACCCTCTTGTGCTTCCACATGCTATCCTATGTGCCAAAAAAGTTGACCCTCAAATcaaaatagctttcttctttacAGCAGCGGAATAAGCTCTCTGCTGTACAATATTGGCCAGCAAACTATGGCTTACTAGCACTGATGTTAACCCCAATATAAGTAAAAAATTGACCGAGTTCTCGGTTGAATATCTGCAAATTAACAAAGCTTAGCAATCAATCCAAGATACTTTTTCGCTGGTCTTGTTTGCTGCAATGCTGCTGCATTCTGCTGCTTCACCGTCCTGGACAGTTGAATAATTAGAAGATTGCTACCATTTAATCctcgaaaacgcaggagagctgcgcatcattatattaagaagataaTAAAATGGGATAAGAACCCACACAACACATACAAAAACCACACACAACTCAACACACACACACTACACTGCTGCTTCTAGAAAACTAACGCGCCCGTGACATAAAGATCACGACCGGTAGACAGGGCTCTAACCACCTGGAGCGAGGGCATCCAAGAGGGATAATCCTCGAGACCCCGCCAAAGACCACGACCTTCTTTCATCTTCAGCTACAGCAAGTGCGCCTACAACATTTGGGGCTGCTCCATCAAGGACGTATTTGTTGCGGTGTGTCCATAAGGTCCAAGCTCCAAGGATTATGACAGAGTTGGTTCCCTTCCTTAACATATCACTAGCAGCATTGCTCACATTTTCCCACCAAAAATGGAAAGATGTTTCTGTCGGTTGCGGGGAAAAGGCTTGGAGTCCAATCCGAGAAAAGAAGCGGAACCAAAACTCTCTTGCAAAGACACACTGAACTAAGAGGTAACCACTCGGTAAAACTTCACAAAGAGAGCATATCAATTTAGACTTCAGAAATATATAATGATGTGCCCATGCTCTCAAAGGGTAACTACCAAGATTATTCTATGGAATAACTCATGGATAGGTTTCTCGCTGTTTACTGCAGTTATTCTTTTCATCCTCTTTAGTAAATGTTTGAAAGGATTTTTGAAAATGGGTGCAGATCATGGTTTCAGAAAATAATATCAATCATGTAATCATGCTTGCGTACAGTTTTGAACCTTATATATAATTTGCACATGATACTAAGTTGGTAACCTTCTACAACATTTTTTGCACTGCCAATCTGTTTTACCAGCCATCAAGGCACTTCCTGTGGCATAGTGCAACATTAGGACGTCACTTTGGCCATAGTTGTCTCTTGCACTTGGATCTCTTTTTtatctagatgcatttctttttaGGAAAAAAGTTCAAAGTACTCCCTCCAACCTTGGCCTACGCCTAGTTAACCCCTTACAACATTTGGTTTGATTTACTCCCTCCAGCTGAACTATTTCAGTTGATCCATTTTACCCCTTAACAGGATTTTCTTTTTGTTCTTCCATGTATTAGTTGAGTTTTAGTTTCAAATTTTATGAGGCGATAGTTGACATCATAATTTATGTTAAAAAATACATAATAAACTCTTTACTACTATTTCGATAAGTTAAGACTATTCAGGCCAAACTCAACTTGTTGAAGGTTATTGTCTTACCTTTAATATCGATTTATTGATACAATTTGTCTATCTAATGTAACTTGTTTTTTTCAGCTACTTGTTCGTTTACCAAATAAGGTCATTAAGAACGGAGAGCTTTTGTTCTTTGATGACTACTATGGCTTTGCTATCCTGGAGATCTCAGTTGATATGCCTTTGTGGTGCCCTTCCTTCGTGTTAAATCCAGATTACGGAGATGAGGTCTTTGTGTTGACAAGAAAGAAAGATTCTTCATTGATGACTACGACAGGGAAGGTCTTATGGCACAATGAACCCTATTTCAGGCGCAACCATCTTTTGTATCTTAGCTGTGAGCTTCCCGGGGTATTAATCAAATTACTTGTGTTCAAATGTTGCATCTTTACTTGATTGCCTTGTTAAATCATTTGTACATATTCGATGCAGCGTATCTCAGGTGGATTGGTAATGGATCGAGATGGAGATATTGCTGGAATGACTTTTGATTGTGCCAGCCCAAAAACTGCCGTGCTTCCTAGCTTCATTATCAAGAAATTGATTGAAATGGAAAGCAACTTCAGGTATAAAACAACAAGAAACTTGACGCTTTTATTACTTTGAAAATCATGTGCAATTTTAGATTCAATAAAATTAGATGATTTCCTGTGCAATTTATTTGGTAAATAAAATACAATTGTAATAAGTAAATGAACTAATTTTTGTTTTTCTTCCAATTGTGAGATAATCTGCTGCACCCGCTGACAGTAGCAGGGAGTTGGCAAACAAGTCAACCCTGCTGTCCCATCTAGCCTGCAGCACCCTCCACCTTTGCTACGGGAGAAAGTTGCAATAGGTCAAATTTCTCTATCTTCTCTATCCTCTGTAACAGCATGACAATAAGTGGTGACTGATCTCATCCCGATAGTGGCCAGCTGTAGCCACTAGCAGTAGTAATAGTAGACTAGAGTTGTATAAATATCAGCTTGTTTAGTAACGATGAAAAGCAGTTCAGTTGTTGCACTTCGATCCAGCAGACTTGCGTATGTTGTGTGTGCGCTCAGTGctcactccctcttcttctacctccagccaaaGGTGTTGTGTGCGTGAGGGTGCTGGTGAGCTAATCACTCACATGTGGGCCAACACCAAGAGTTTTTGCTGAAAATGGTAGACAATTGTAACAAGATATGGAAGGCTAGTTTAATTCTATATTTGACTGGTTAAATGTAAATTGTAGGTGTATAGCTCGTCCTGTACATGGTTTGTCTTTAAGAGCAGTGCAGTTTTTGGATATGTCAAGGAGGGAAGAAATCTTGTATGAACACAACATCGATAGTGGTTACCTCATCGATAAGGTAATGAATCTCTTCAACTGAATGTAACTCCTTTCAGACTATTTAGGTTGACATTATTTGTATCTAATTTTTAGTCTATATGTTCTTTTCGGTATTGTAACTTGTTTGATACTTTTAGGTAAAAATGAACTCCACTGCAGAAATCATTGGGATTAGGCGTGGGGATGTGATTGTTTCAGTTAACGGGATGTGCTCTCAGAATATGCTAGAGGTGAAAAACTGAAAATATATCTAATTTTATCATATATACTTGAAAAATATATTTCTTATTGTGTTCAAAATTTGTTCCCAGTTGGAAGAGTATTTTCTTTCTCTTGGCTGGAAGTTTCTGGAGAAGAAAATTGAATCATCCAAGATTGTTCTGAAGGTATATTTGAAGTTATGTGCAATATTGAAATGTAAACTTTACTGCTTATTTCTTAAAATAAGAAAAAAAGGTTAACAATTATGATATGATGTTTCAGTTAAAGGTTTATGACCCCCTTAACTGCCAGGAGAACACTCTACGCCTGCCTCTGGGATTTTCTTGCCTTACAGCAGGTAAAAAAGTTGAAGTGAAAGCTAATCTGTatttcttattttctttgattACATGTCACATGAGAGTTTTGCTTAATGATAGTTCCATAGTTGTTAGAATGTACTTTGGTTGATTCACATGATTGTTAGAAGTATGTGCTCTTTGAGGCTAGTAAGAAGAGTGTTTTTTAAGGCAAGTAAGCTATAGAGATTTGACAAAGCACATTAACATTGGAGCTCTGGTGCTACCTGAATTGGCTCTGTTTTCAACCTTAGTGCCTTCCATCCAAATAAAAAGAAGGATCCGCCTTTTCAAAGAGCTAATGTTGTATCTGGATTTCTTGTATATTTGTTCAAGTTCAGGATGAATATAATACATAGTAATTCTATGTTTCTATAAGAACAAATTATGCAATAACAACAATGCATTTGTTTTAGTAGGAGCCCCTGGCTCTTCCTGATTCCTCAAAAACAATGCGTTTGTTTTATCTTTTATGTTCATCTTCTAGTGCATCTTTTCTGAGTTTACAACCAAAGTTGAGCCGGGTTGCAATTTAAACTTGGTTCACAGCTATCATTGACTATACACTTTTGTTGTTTCCCGTTTCTTGTGGATGGTTTTGAATTCACTGTGGTAAAGGAGAGGGTGAAGGTGAAAGTAACCGATAAGACATTTGCAAGTACGTCACATGGCATCAAGCGCAAGGAAACCACTCCTGAACCGATGTTATCTGGAGGGGTCTTACACCCTCATAAGAAAAGTTAAAAAAGTGAGTCCTAGGGAAGCTAGAAGCTTACGTACGGTGGCCGTGCTGCTGTGCATGGAGTGAGTAAGACGACACGAGTGATAAGTCTCTGATTATGGTCTGTTGTTCTAACTTGCATGGAGTAAGACACGAAAGTGATAGCCATGGACGACTCTATTTTGGTTTAGGGCCTATTTGGTAAAAAGGCTCGGGGTCCTCCAAAACAGCGTCGTCTTTAATCGTTGAAGAAGAAGCTTCTCTAAAAGGAGAAGAAGCCTTTTTGAAAAACGGTTGGTAAAACAACTTGTACTAATTTTTTTTGGAATGAATGAAGGATGTTGAATGTCTAAAGTGTCCTTGCTTATTTGGATTAGGGCTTTGATCCTTGAAGGAGCAGCTTCTCTAAAAGGAGAAGGAAgtctttttaaaaaatatttggcAAAACGGTTTCTACTGATTTTTTTAATGGATAAAGGATGTTGAATGTTTGAAATGCCCCTGTTTATTTGGGCTTGGTTGCCTCGTGCAGCTGGTATTGAGTTGATTAGAGAGTCAACCATGGTTTTCACTAAACAATAGTACTAGTATTTAGGATACTAATATCTAATAAAAAGATTTGAGATAATAAAACCTTATCCATTCATCTCCCACCAGGTCAGCACCGTGTCATGTCTATTGGACTATCCGTTCCTATTTTCGTACGTGTCCATCTctctgtctccctctctctattCACCTCCCGGGTCCCGGCACACATGCAATTGCAGGGTGAGCGCTTGCGGCTCCGACTGCGCGGCGCATTCACCGTGTCTCCAGCGGTGCAATGCACGCATGCTGAGACGAGGGCTGCGAGTCCGGTGAGTGGGGCCACCACGAGCAAGCGCCGTCGAAGCACTTTTCTAGGGGTTCGTTTGCAGGAGCCAAAACGGAAGCAGTTGTTTAAAGCCTTGCCTGCAAAGGGACCTCAGGTTGCTCCCGAGGTCGGCAGATGAAGACGTCGAAACTCGTCCAGTCGTGATTCTGGCCCGTGACGGAGCGGATGCCGGACGGCAGGGACCTGGGCGAAGACGGAGGAAGTGCAGCCAGCCGCGCCCCCAGCTGATGTGTGGCCTTCCTGCTCGGCCTGTGGATGGCCGCGTCCCTGCCCGCCTGCGCCTCAGTTGTCGCGGATAGGTCTCCGCCCCCAACGCCGATGGGTGGGGGGATCCTCCACCAGCCAAAGACGCGACCTTTCCGTAGGTTCGGAAGATCTCGGCAGAGCTTCACGAGATATGCTTGAACTGTCTTTCCTACTCGCACGGAGTAGCGACTTGCTGGTTGCCCCGGCGTCGTCTGCGTTGTCATGGCTTCCGCCATCTCGTCGGAGAATGCAAGCGGCCCAGGCATGCTGCATTGACGGCAATGGGTGGTGACCGGCCACTCCACTCCACTAGCGGCGACAACCCATAGGCCTCCCAGTACGCACCACACGTCGGACGGGGTTGTGTAGGGTACCACGGGAGGCGCTGGTGGAACTCGATGACAACGATGGTGGCGCCAGAGTCAGCCGGTGGGGGACATCAGCTTGGGCGCACCTGCCGGCTGCACCAACAACGCTTCTACCGTTGTTGCTGCATTGTGCTTCTTCGAGCCAGATCCACTGGTGTTGGAGCTGTGAGCGAGTTCGGGGTCTCTCGCGTGGGTCGACCCTATGCTGGAGGAGCTCGCCGCCTCGCTCATCGTGAACCTAGCAGGAGTACCAGCACTTGGGTGCCCGCCGGCGTCGATTGTGGCCTCTCAGGATGCAGATGCATCTCAGGTGGAGACGGGCTCTCTGGCAAAGGCCACCCAGTGGACGTCGGTCTCGCCTTCGATGTCACCACTGCAGGGGCCGCCATAAGTCATGCCGCCAGTCGAGACACACCTTGACCCAGCGCTGGCCGGGGTAGCCACCCTGGGAGATGCGACAATTGTGGCTATCATGGATGCTGTCAACCGTACTCCATCCCCTCAGACGGTCTCCGCTGGTAGATGCCTCAAGAGCTTCACCGAGCAACTCACAAAGCCAAGGCAGCTGCCACTCCTAGAGCTGCCCGATGTCACGGCCCACAGTGGACATACACCGCTCGCGTTCCCCAAGAGGAGTAGGCGGATAGCGGCGCATAGCATATCCCATATTCTGGCGTTCAAACGAGGTGACCACCTTGTCTTGAAGCGTCTGGGACTAACCAGCGGAATGTCGTCTCCTTCGACGGTGGCCCTGAAGGCATACAATAAAATCTACAGCGGGGACCCCGGTAATATGCAAGCGCTACACGAGTTGTTCCCACCGAACGGCAACGTGGGTCCGCGCAAGCAATGCCGCCGCCGCTCGGCAGCCTGGGCATAGCTTCATAGCCGGTGTCACAATTCGGGTTGATCAGTGTCCAATGTAACAACATATACTAGGGAGGGTCCGAGCGTCCTTCATATGACCACCTAGGGTGTCGTTAAGGCGTGTTGTATTAAACTTGTATTCTATCTTAATACAAAGACGCGTAAACCTTTTACGTgatcaagaaaaaaaaatctcagtCCTCTCTTTATTATCGATGTTGTAATCATGCTTCGGTTTTAGATTATTATGAGCTCCTCGGTTGGTAATTAatcatgttcaatcatgtatagTTAGCGCATCTTTAATAGTTTCTAAAAAATAATTGGTAAATcaataagtttttttttcaaatccctAAAAAAGTAGAGAGTTGGTTTTCTCCAACCATTTTCAATATCTCGCTCCTAAACGGTAGAAGATAATTTTACACATGAGAAAAGACTTTCTAAATCActtctaaccacttttatattctCTCTTGTACGTTTGTGTTGGAAACCTGTCCACTCTTCTTATTGTTTTTCCATGTCCTCCCACCTCCGGATCTTGGATTATTTTTAGATCACCCCATCAAGTTTTATACTTTCTTTCCCACATATACAACTACAAGAAATGTGTTGGTTTGCGACGTCTATAGCATGATGTCTGATCAAAAGATCACTAAATCGATCAGTTTATGACATTTGTTGTGGAGGCATTTCAACTTAGTGACATAAGTAAATGCACGTCACAAGAAACGTCTTAAAGATAGTCAAATTTCATATTGTGACAATATTCTTGTGTCATAAACACCAATTTACAATCGACATAAATCCATAACAAGGATGGTGTGCCATAATTTATATTTTATTTGGGTGCCATGTGCATATTTGTTTTTTCCCCAGGTATATTTAGCTCACCTATTTAACCTGGCCGATCCTCTATACTCGCAGGAATTAACACGCGTAGCCCAAATTCCTGCTAGCGGGGCCGGCCCATTAGCACTAGACTAGAAACAAATCAGGCATGCcaggaattttaatttaataaaaaaaataatgtgACTATAGCAGATCTCGTACGCCGGATCTCTAGGATCCAAAGGAGCGGATATACCGTACTTGAGTTGTTGCAAATTTTTTTAACACATAAGTGCATAATTTAGATGATATTTTAACTTCACGTCTAAATCATAAAAAGTCTAACAACATTATAGTGATTCATAACATACAAGTTTTTGAAGAAAGGTTGCTCATTAGATAAACCAATTCTATATCTTCATAACAAGAAGTATGATCCAATTTTATCAAAATGGAATAAAAGTTTTGAAACAAAGTTAGTATTGTAGTTCGTAATTTTGATCTCTCttcattcatatttttcttgtaacAAAAAATTCAGGTGAAAAGCACTAGCCAGCGACAAGGATAACCAGTCTTGCATTTAATATAACTGTAGTTAAAAGTATTTTAGCTGAGTACGGCCGTGTGGGGTTCCCACCATCGGGCCTCAAGTGGCCACTGGTCAGGGCACCGGCGTCCACCTCCGATGTCCAGGTAACGGTGCTGTCCAGGTAACGTGTGTGGTTTCCGGTTGTGGCTCTGCGCCTCTACGTCAGGCTTGGGCATAATTCTTTTTTACAtactaaaaaaaactctaaagaaAAAAATGTGGCTTGGGCCAGCCAGGCAGGCCAACAAACTCTCAGCCAGGCAGGCCAGCAAACTCTCACGGAGCAGCACAGCCCAACCAGGCGGGCCACAAAGCACCCACGCAGggaccagcaccagcaccagcccgattcgcaaaaaaaaaaaaaaaaaaaaaaaaaaaaaaaccagcaccagcccaGGAGCCTCCGAAGTGGTGGGAAATATATCCGTCCTCTGCTCCGTCTCCCACCCCGACCCCGTCACCGGTGGCCGCCGGCTCCACCTCCTCGCGCTCCGCGCCGGCCTCTTCCCCTTTGACGCCTACTCCGCTCGATTCGGTGGAGGGGAGCTCGAGGGGCGCGGTGGAGTCGGAGCTGGAGGGGCTGTGCGCCGCGTGGGGTGCGGAGCCGCTGTACCCCGACTCACCAGCGGCATGCACGGCGCTGGCCACCGTCAACGTGGTCACGGATCGCGGTTGCCGGGGGGCGTCGAGCCGGTGATGTTGTTGTCACGGCGAGGGTGCCACTGTGGGGTAACTCCACCCGTAGTAGTACTCCACGGTGACCATATACCTTGTGCGGGCAAACAAACACAGACTCTGGCCAGACAGGCTCTGATGAGAAATGGAACCAAACAAACGCATGTCGCAGCTGCTGGGCCTGCCTCCCGTGGCCTGGCCCTCCTGGTCCGAGCAGGCCGCCCATCGTGGACTGGCCTGTGGCCTCGGCACGCTGACTCGTGGgcttctcttctcttcctccggATCAGCCCAACCGCCGCCGTTCACTGGCTCCTGTAGTCAATCGAGCCCATGATTGCTACCGTAGCAACAGCAACTTCCGTGCCATGTACTCACATGCATGCCGGCCGCTCTTGGACGAGACGACGATATTCTACTCCTACTCCAATATGACATGTGAGGACGGCATGgacgagacgagacgagacgagGACAGGACAGAACATCTCAGCCGCGCCGGGCTAGCAGCGACGCCGCATGTGCGATGCCTGCTGCGTGCTGCCTCCCCTTCCGTTCCACTCCATGACGCATGTAGATGTGTAGCTTCGTCCGCCGATGTCGCGGGCGATGTTCTGTCGCGCGTGGGCGCGTATATCGGGATACCCGGGGTTGGTTTGGTTGAATTCTGATGAGACTGAACAGTGAACGCAGGCCGGCAGCTACTGCTGCCAGCGGATTCCATAAGACGCCAATGCAGTGGTGATCGCGCACAGAAAGATAGTAGCAGACTAGCAGTAGATTTCCGTATTCAGATGTCCTTTTCTCTGTCGTCGCTGCGCATCGCACGAGAAAGTTCTCACCTGTCTGTTCATCTTGATCGCACGTATCCTTCTTTGGCCTCTGGTAGTAGCCAAGAACACCGATCATAGTCCATGGATGTACCATACCAAGGACAAAATATACAATGCGTTTTTGTACGTACCAGGTACGACGTTAATTTCTAACCTGCACGAGTAGCTTCTTCTGTCTGGGCCGGCCGGCCACCGCCCACCGGGGGTAGTTAATCTGACGGGACTGTGCGTTGTCAAAGAAATTAGGTGGCACAGATGGGAAGCACTGAAAGATGGCTCTCTTTTAGCTAACTCcccagaaaaaaaaacaatatttGTTTTAATAAAAGGATTCAAGAACACACACGGGAATGTCATCTAGACGTAGCAATTAGGTGAACTCTCCTTATCCCCGTGCTAGCGGCTCAGCCCAGTTATCGAGCCAAAAGCTGGGATTAGAGCCACTCAGCTAACCCCGATCGCTGTCGGTTTTCCCCTCTCTTGAAGGTTTCGAGCTGCTAATGCGGTGCCCTGTCCTTGTTTGCCtcgccttcctctctctcccgagTCCATGATTCCCCTGACATATGGTGGGGCAGGAAAGATCAGCGTTGGTTGAGGTAGATTTGCATGCGGTTGTCCCGTTCATGTGCTTCTGCATGGATCACCTTGATCAAACCTATAAATATAAATATCCCTTTCTTTGTTTTGCGGCGCCGTATGATCTCGTCCTTTCTGGTCACTGAAGTATGTACTGGCTGGTTTATTGCCATGGCTTTTATTATATTTATTAATGCTCTGTTTGGAATGCAGGAaatgtttaattttttttgcttttttctgTGAAAGTGAACTGAATCATGTAAAAATTCTGTATGATTCTTCTGAAATTCTTGCTTTTCAAATAGACCCTAAGCGGTTAGGGGTGACATGAACATCGACAGAAatgttgtttgaaaaattcaGAGAACATGGCCAGCGAATTACTACATGTCTTTAGTAAACTGCAGGTGTTTGAGATATATGATTCTCTGGTAACCACCATAGAGAGCCCCATATTCGTTTTCCCCTTCTCTCAACAAGCAGATACAACATCCCACCTAAAGTTGTTCTACCAGTTGGTTTTGCTGTCAAACAAGCTATTCTGATCTGAAATTTAAGTCCTACCTCTACTGATTTTCTGATTTGAAACTGAAGTACTCCCTCTACTTACTATATAAGTCCTTAATTTCTGttagcatttcatttcactgcaGGAAAGGAAACACAAGGTTCTAGTTCCAATTCAGTTTTCTTTTTCTGTATAAAATCTGTTAAGACTTCTGGCATAATACCATGATATAACAAGTTGACATGCATGCTGCTCCAACGGCAGGGAAAGGCTTGGTAGGTAGGCATCCCCCAGTGTGCCTGTCTAACAAATGACAAGGCATCAGCCCACATCTATCATTGCAGTTGCCTACGCATAGGATAACACAGCTATC from Miscanthus floridulus cultivar M001 chromosome 11, ASM1932011v1, whole genome shotgun sequence includes these protein-coding regions:
- the LOC136491344 gene encoding uncharacterized protein → MSTTMRCAEEPSSAVEVETTKGGKATWLWEAGGRLVETGRPMTAEPTSVSNAEEAEDEEWIISSDDALPLITSNHPLPLRCPKFPKGGSRKEISEWNKACNRVYKLAANDPITHPPLLRKTKDDFDTSSSSTSDELYSSTSRHTEVIFGLARSIVSISSTGDDGLPEWKFNGIVIGPSESDERARILTSSEAVCDYDGKLLDHKLLVRLPNKVIKNGELLFFDDYYGFAILEISVDMPLWCPSFVLNPDYGDEVFVLTRKKDSSLMTTTGKVLWHNEPYFRRNHLLYLSCELPGRISGGLVMDRDGDIAGMTFDCASPKTAVLPSFIIKKLIEMESNFRCIARPVHGLSLRAVQFLDMSRREEILYEHNIDSGYLIDKVKMNSTAEIIGIRRGDVIVSVNGMCSQNMLELEEYFLSLGWKFLEKKIESSKIVLKLKVYDPLNCQENTLRLPLGFSCLTAGEGEGESNR